In the Drosophila willistoni isolate 14030-0811.24 chromosome 3R, UCI_dwil_1.1, whole genome shotgun sequence genome, GTGGAAGAACATATATCTCAGAGTGGTTCATAATACACAACAAAGTCTAAAAATGCAGTCCACTTTCAAAATTGGGAAATATGTTTCAATTTGTAgttttttgaatatattaaATGGTCTTTAAGTTAGTCTAATTATAAGGATTAGGTCCTCAGACTCGTAGTAAGTTGATTAATCTTCTATTGATTCCCAAAGGATTTCCCACTCCCATTCCCTTCTAAGACAATTAGTTGGAAACAACTGTTTTATATTCCCCTTAATCAGAGGGGAATCTACTTTAAACTTACCCTGTTTGCAATGTCCACGAATCCATGATGGTCTTGATGTCGTAACTCTTCGGAAGGGCACGATATTTGTGTGCCGCCTGTGTCAGGGATTCCCAGAGATTATCCTGTTCGGCGTTTTTGTACGAGTACTTTTGCAAATATTGCTGCAAGCCAAAACGGAATGATTCTTCGCCCAGGAACATGTGCATCATACGCAACACAGTTGAACCCTTCTGATATGATATTTGATCGAAACTTTCTGCAATTTCCGCAACTTCTTCAATGGGTCGTGAGATGGGATGACTACTTTCGAGGGCATCTTTTCGGAAAATGGTCAGCATATTGCCCAACGATTCCTGTTCCATTGAACGCCATTCGGGATTGATGTTCTCCACACCCAGACTGGCCACATAGGTGGCAAAGCCCTCATTTAGCCACAGATCAGTCCACCATTTCATGGTAACCAAGTTGCCAAACCTTGTGAAGAAGACAGAGGATTGTATTCCATATTCAGATCTTCTAGTTTTTTATATCTTACCATTGATGAGCCAATTCATGGGCCACCACACTGGCCACACGCTGCTTATCCGCCAGCGAGGAATAGGATGCTGAATAGAGTAAAGCAATCTCACGATAAGTGACCAAACCCCAATTCTCCATGGCACCAGCACTGAAATCTGGCACGGCTATCTGATCGATCTTGGGTAGTGGAAACTTAATGCCAAACAACTGCTCATAATATTGCAAGACTTTGGGTCCAAACTCGGCGGCATAATCACACTGATCGATGGCATTGGGACGTGCCCAGGTGCGGAATAGAGCGGAATTAGGCAGTGTGGAGGGCTTGTGGGAGAAATCATTTACACTATAGGCAAGCAAATATGTTGACATGGGCACGGACTCTTCGAATTCACACCACACATAGTCGGGGAATTGATCACTATAAGGAATGACGAAATATAACAAAACTGACTTAAAGAAAACCGCAAAACTCTCTTTAGGTTACTCACTttggtgttatttttttgACGGGCATATTGCTCAGACCCGTGTAGTTCTTATGATAGCCGAGAGTTACAATAAATGGTGCCTTATAATTGGGTTCATCGAAGCATGGGAAGGCAGCACGGGCCGAGGCCGGTTCAAACTGGGTGATGGAGAGCcatcttaaaaaataaaaaagattcaTATACTTGAAACAGCTTTCTATTCATGTGCAATTACCTCTTCCTTTTGGTTACTGGATCCTTGTAAGAACTCCTATAATATCCTTCCAGTTGGTTATTCAACTCCGAGGCAAATGGTATGGTCAATTCATAAACGCTGCCAGCTTCAAGCTCTTGGCAAGTGTTTAGAACATAAAAGTCATGATGTGTATTAATCTCCGTTGACTGTACACAATTATCCTTCTTGCCCTGAGTATCCTTGAGGATGATATCATCCTCGGCAATGGTTAGATTCTTTGCATGCAATGTAATGTTTTTGGTATTCTCCAATACTTCAATCAGAATCTTCACTGTCGCCTCAAAACGCAAATCCTTGGGATTGTCCAAATGAGTTGTGACCTTCAGATCATATTTCTGCGGACGCAAAGCCGTTGGCAGTCGAAAATAATTGTACTTGGCCTCGCTGGCCAACGTCTGGGCCGACTGGCCGAGAACCAGGCCCACTGCAAGCAACAGAATCAACTGCATGCCGAATCCAACTGCGAATGGAAGAGGGCACAATGAGCACTGAGTGACGAAGCGTATCGAACGAGCCAATCGAACTGACCCGTGTTAAGTGGAATGGAGCAATTAACTAAATCACATTTGCTAAATTAATGttgaaatcaatttataaCTTAAACCAAATGGAACGTTAGTAAAAGTTAATTGCCGCACAGTGGTTGGTCGTATTAAATAgcaaaacataaattttaacataattatgatatcattttgattttattctCCATGTCAGTCACTTTTCTGAAGTTTTGTTTCCACAAAAAAGTAAATACTGCATTTTCCAAACCCTTATTTAATTATCTctttaaatagaaaaaatttttacatttgcCAATctactttaaatttaaaacataaatAGAGGTTATTGATTAAAAAgtctaaaaaaaagaataaagcccaaaaaatttttttgtttttgaaatttatattctaAAGtaatactttttcttagaaaatgaacatttgcaattcttgtttgtaaatttttttcaataacaaGTTAAAGAACTTGGTTTTTATCATTTTTGACCATGtttctttttacatttttgcatacaaatgttttaagaGTCATCAATTATAGATAcatttaagaaaatttacaatattCAGAATTTGTTTAATACCAAAATCTAaactggttttatttttatgtacaTTTTGCAGCCACTGTGCACTGTTTTTCAGTAATTTATTATTGTAAAAACAAATCTGTTTTGCTTAATGCAAATTAAGGTTTGGAAGcgtttttgggttttaattATGCCGCCCACGTATTAAGGTCTGGGCCAATGAAACTTGACAATTGACTTCGAAACACATCAGATTTTATTTCATTGttgacttttttattttgtgatttttatgcattttgcTCTGGCACGTGAGCCGAGAGATTTATGCAACctcagaaatatatatgtatgtatatgtatatgtagatgcAACTCAGCATGCATAACTTAAGATGCATTAAAAGTGTAAGAATAAAgcagaagaacaaaaaaaaaaccggaaGATACAGGAAGATCTGGACTGGATTTTCCAGCTTCCAGCTTGCAGCTCGTGGACAACTCGTTTTCATCCACATATACACATAACTTGGGACttgtgaatatttatttatgcaaaaGTCGTTGGCGTTAGCTTTCCAAATGTGTtctttatgtatatatggggGTGCGGTCATTGACCTTTAATATCGTATCAGAAGAGCACCCACAAAGGTAGGAATATTCGAAACTAGACCATTGGAAAGTCCAGAGAAAGTCAGAGATGATTCGAATTTCTATATGCTTAGTAGGTGATATTTTTTTGCTAATAATAAGTTATTGTGGCATGGTGCTAAATAATATATACTTGTTGTTAGTTGCTCGAATTTCAACAACTGTTTTTTATCTGGTTTTAGTAACCATCAAGTGttaaataaatcattttttcttttgtaacaCAAACTTTATGCCCTTGTTAGGACTAGTTACTCAATCACACTAACTGCTAAAGTCGAGCAATAAgtatttgttagtttattgCTTTGACAATTCCGTTTTTGGTTTCTAAGTATAGTATAGACAATATGTCATTTCTAATAGCTACATTTTAgttattaatttatataaaaaactaagCCAAATAGTGAtaagaagaaaataaagttTTCGATCTAGCAGAACTTCTTTCTAATTCAAATCTAGCtagattttaaataaatatataatacagattagaaaaaaaatctttttttggatTAAATGTCGAGCAAATGACATTAAGGTAGAagattttacaaaaaatcaaagaggGTATCCTTGCAATGTAAAATCCTCAATATTCAaactttattaattaattacttaGTTTGGTTTTAGCAAGTTATTAAAAAGAAGTGCCATTTTAGATAATGTTTAAAGTGTAATTTGCTTTTCAATagtgaaaaacatttttaaatctATAGCTTAAACTTTGAACTAAAATACAGGATATTGAAATTAAATCAAGAATTCAGAAAATCTGATAAAAAGAGCAGAAGTTTTGGGCCAACAAATATTAACTTATTCTTCAAATGTTTTTCATGTGTAATAAAATAATATCTTCAAAAATtccattatatatatataatgattTTTAAGAGTGGAGGCTTTAAAAACTTTACTAACAATAAGCTAATTATTTATTCCTGTTGTTTTTACGTAAAATATTTCTAGTTTATTGATATTTTTAGAGCATTtgccatatttttaaatttatttcgaGTATGCGCCTGTCGTAGTAACTAACTAAATAAGGGGTTACACAAAATGAACTTTAGGCtgacaaaaactaaaaaaaaaacttttaaattccaTTAAATTTCAATCACGTGTTTAACACTTGAACGATTTGTAACTACCTCGACATTGACTTATCAATTGAACTCTCATTGCATTGAATAAGTTTAATTTTATCTAGtataaattgttaattgatttgcaaaatattttactctgatTATTCATAGAGAAAAGAGAACAAAACGAACAATTCTATGAGAGATATCTAAGTCTTCAACTTGATAAATAGAGAAATTCAGACATTGTTAGAAATAAGTTTTAAAGGAATAAACACAGTTGAGTTGGCAATTCGTAAGAATCTATGGTTATAAAGTAAGAAAATCAAGTAAGTTGTGCCTAAAGCTTTTACAATTAGGCAGAACAATTGACCAGATTTGGTGTATGTGttcttaaaataaaaacacttgGCCAAAACTTGTTTCTCAATCAATGCGCTTGTTCTTCACACCTCACAAACGTTTCACTTTTGGTTCTGTTTAATCTCAACAAGCCCAAAGGC is a window encoding:
- the LOC6649796 gene encoding aminopeptidase N isoform X2; this translates as MQLILLLAVGLVLGQSAQTLASEAKYNYFRLPTALRPQKYDLKVTTHLDNPKDLRFEATVKILIEVLENTKNITLHAKNLTIAEDDIILKDTQGKKDNCVQSTEINTHHDFYVLNTCQELEAGSVYELTIPFASELNNQLEGYYRSSYKDPVTKRKRWLSITQFEPASARAAFPCFDEPNYKAPFIVTLGYHKNYTGLSNMPVKKITPNDQFPDYVWCEFEESVPMSTYLLAYSVNDFSHKPSTLPNSALFRTWARPNAIDQCDYAAEFGPKVLQYYEQLFGIKFPLPKIDQIAVPDFSAGAMENWGLVTYREIALLYSASYSSLADKQRVASVVAHELAHQWFGNLVTMKWWTDLWLNEGFATYVASLGVENINPEWRSMEQESLGNMLTIFRKDALESSHPISRPIEEVAEIAESFDQISYQKGSTVLRMMHMFLGEESFRFGLQQYLQKYSYKNAEQDNLWESLTQAAHKYRALPKSYDIKTIMDSWTLQTGYPVINVTRNYESNSAKLTQERYLLNTQIARAQRLGCWWIPLSYTTQGEQDFNNTAPKAWMECGKEGEIYPKTIQDLPGRDEWVIFNTQLSTLYKVNYDERNWRLLIETLTTGEFQRIHVLNRAQLIDDALYLAWTGDQNYEIAMRLLEYLQREREYLPWKSAFENLKRVGRIVRQTPNFEYFKRYMQKLITPIYLHLSGLNDTFSAIPEQDQVLLKTMVGNWACQYDVEDCVAVARKYYTQWQEEEKPDEKNPVPLNLRSIVYCTSIKHGNDADWQFLWARYVNSNVAAEKRTILTSLGCSREVWVLQRYLEMTYDSKDAIRKQDSMWAFQAVAFNEVGFHLAKTYFMDNVQAIYKFYHPITKDMSRLLLPFSEQVINQSDFDKFRNFVTINRPSLKGLEQALQQTLETMLTNVQWKERNYIQLSRSIQELL
- the LOC6649796 gene encoding aminopeptidase N isoform X1 is translated as MVFWCQVVFGFGMQLILLLAVGLVLGQSAQTLASEAKYNYFRLPTALRPQKYDLKVTTHLDNPKDLRFEATVKILIEVLENTKNITLHAKNLTIAEDDIILKDTQGKKDNCVQSTEINTHHDFYVLNTCQELEAGSVYELTIPFASELNNQLEGYYRSSYKDPVTKRKRWLSITQFEPASARAAFPCFDEPNYKAPFIVTLGYHKNYTGLSNMPVKKITPNDQFPDYVWCEFEESVPMSTYLLAYSVNDFSHKPSTLPNSALFRTWARPNAIDQCDYAAEFGPKVLQYYEQLFGIKFPLPKIDQIAVPDFSAGAMENWGLVTYREIALLYSASYSSLADKQRVASVVAHELAHQWFGNLVTMKWWTDLWLNEGFATYVASLGVENINPEWRSMEQESLGNMLTIFRKDALESSHPISRPIEEVAEIAESFDQISYQKGSTVLRMMHMFLGEESFRFGLQQYLQKYSYKNAEQDNLWESLTQAAHKYRALPKSYDIKTIMDSWTLQTGYPVINVTRNYESNSAKLTQERYLLNTQIARAQRLGCWWIPLSYTTQGEQDFNNTAPKAWMECGKEGEIYPKTIQDLPGRDEWVIFNTQLSTLYKVNYDERNWRLLIETLTTGEFQRIHVLNRAQLIDDALYLAWTGDQNYEIAMRLLEYLQREREYLPWKSAFENLKRVGRIVRQTPNFEYFKRYMQKLITPIYLHLSGLNDTFSAIPEQDQVLLKTMVGNWACQYDVEDCVAVARKYYTQWQEEEKPDEKNPVPLNLRSIVYCTSIKHGNDADWQFLWARYVNSNVAAEKRTILTSLGCSREVWVLQRYLEMTYDSKDAIRKQDSMWAFQAVAFNEVGFHLAKTYFMDNVQAIYKFYHPITKDMSRLLLPFSEQVINQSDFDKFRNFVTINRPSLKGLEQALQQTLETMLTNVQWKERNYIQLSRSIQELL